One genomic window of Lepeophtheirus salmonis chromosome 5, UVic_Lsal_1.4, whole genome shotgun sequence includes the following:
- the LOC121117608 gene encoding uncharacterized protein gives MILNSIAFGLFCYLAVVAKAQLPSYGAPNLPNEIDQSLAGSAQAPTQVQPIGGKNSVNTPTNDGGASHDDQGHDHHHHHGNPLDWLRDSVPGEPGVDYPIFGIVPQTSFTCQDRIDGLYADIEARCQPWHTCFDGQIWSFLCPNGTIFDQQIFTCVWWYNFDCDSAEQYYSLNEGIYIEGVNEGNIRDQITNPSNVLNTRPKTPLPSGQQFSKSLPQFITPNNQPQPQPPLQTRPIPAQQPQPTRKPRPTTVRQPQPTTARQPRPTTVRQPQPTTARQPRPTPSRQPRPTPVRQPQPTPVRQPQPTPTRQPSPTPSRQPQPIPVKPKQPTFGSEFDNSLPGYGKPAINFLQKSQTRFPPREPNIGIVNAGTSGQKNEQISVQQSNVQSSGPLTGSSFTSSSSKSFSTTTQAFKSGSSTTKGQYKVSSTPARPFVSSSPSTREPLTSSRPISTVSTSRLPVISTTTAQSPQISFTTPTPITSFQPSLSTNYQKTNQRPSPTRKTSTSNFSNSKNGLKKEQTVQFTVSTIDTSNPSTSFQADTGDDLPAYGSKNSYDSPSELKKFSDAQQNNFQNFSGSQKLTSQYSQKSVAQNQKLNFGQAPSNLGLGKESSITSLKSKAQINLGNKNGIQITGSKLTRVPTSLFENKGSNKQSSFYSTYSQISPGNNAEVAKSQQASFNNFRGQATKNQAGSQITRDQENESNKQSSSYSTYTQTSEGNHAGGSNSQQASSNGFRGQVGSKDTTIAHDIKTSTFIQTSNEKNAGASKSHQASSNGFIGQTGFQGLTGQASGYNKQSSTYSQSSKGNSAVASKYQEESTNAFGAQASGSNKQSSSGFRGQDGSQSTRGQANGSKTSSFSTFTQTTQGSNAGASGSQKASANAFGAQASGSNKQSSSYNTDAQSSLRNSDEKNEFQQGFSNGFRGQSVSQGTTGQASDSNKQSSSYSTYTQSSLGNNAGGYKSQKASSSGYRGQDSSQSTRGQANGSNTSSFSTYSETTQGSNDGASESQKASANGLRAQANGSNQQSSSYSTNTESSKEINAGGSQSQKSSSNGFRGQDGSQSTRGQANGSKTSSFNTFTQTTQGSNAGASGSQKASANAFGAQASGSNKQSSSYSTDAQSSLRNSDEENKFQQGFSNGFRGQGVSQGTTGQASDSNKQSSSYSTYTQSSLGNNAGGFKSQKASSSGYRGQDSSQSTRGQANGSNTSSFSTYSKTTQGSNDGASESQKASANGLRAQANGSNQKSSSYSTNTESSKEINAGGSQSQKASSNGFRGQDGSQSTRGQANGSKTSSFNTFTQTTQGSNAGASGSQKASANSFGAQASGSNKQSSSYSTDAQSSLRNSDEENKFQQGFSNGFRGQGVSQGTTGQASDSNKQSSSYSTYTQSSLGNNAGGFKSQKASSSGYRGQDSSQSTRDKPTARKHHLLVLILKQQKEAMMERLNSKKYLPMA, from the exons gcACAACTTCCATCTTATGGTGCACCAAATTTACCAAATGAAATTGATCAAAGTTTAGCTGGATCTGCTCAAGCACCAACTCAAGTCCAACCTATTGGAGGCAAAAACAGCGTTAATACTCCAACTAATGATGGCGGAGCTTCACATGATGATCAGGGACATGATCATCATCACCATCATGGCAATCCACTCGATTGGTTAAGAGACTCTGTTCCAG gtgaACCAGGTGTTGATTATCCAATATTTGGAATTGTTCCACAAACTTCTTTTACTTGCCAAGATAGAATTGATGGACTCTATGCAGATATTGAAGCAAGATGCCAACCTTGGCATACATGTTTTGATGGTCAAATTTGGTCATTTCTTTGTCCTAATGGAACCATTtttgatcaacaaatttttacttGTGTCTGGTGGTATAATTTTGACTGTGATTCAGCAGAacaatattatagtttaaatgaAGGTATATACATTGAGGGTGTTAATGAAGGAAATATTCGAGATCAAATAACAAATCCATCTAATGTTCTTAACACTCGTCCTAAAACACCTCTGCCATCAGGCCAACAATTTTCTAAGTCTTTACCTCAATTTATAACCCCTAACAATCAACCTCAGCCCCAACCCCCTTTGCAGACTCGACCAATTCCTGCTCAACAACCACAACCAACAAGAAAACCTAGACCTACAACAGTAAGGCAGCCACAGCCAACAACTGCAAGGCAACCTAGACCTACAACAGTAAGGCAGCCACAGCCAACAACTGCAAGGCAACCTAGACCTACACCATCAAGACAGCCTAGACCTACACCAGTAAGACAGCCGCAGCCTACACCAGTAAGACAGCCGCAGCCAACACCAACAAGGCAACCTAGTCCTACACCTTCAAGACAGCCTCAGCCAATACCCGTAAAGCCGAAACAACCTACCTTTGGTTCTGAATTTGATAATAGCCTTCCAGGATATGGAAAACCAGCTATTAACTTTTTGCAAAAGTCACAAACTCGTTTTCCTCCACGTGAACCAAACATTGGAATTGTAAATGCAGGAACATCTggtcaaaaaaatgaacaaatttctgTTCAGCAGTCCAATGTTCAATCATCAGGACCATTAACTGGCTCTTCATTTACTTCCTCCTCTTCAAAAAGCTTTTCTACTACAACACAGGCATTTAAGTCAGGATCTTCAACTACCAAAGGTCAGTACAAGGTCAGTAGTACACCTGCTCGTCCATTTGTGAGCTCTTCACCATCAACTAGAGAACCTTTAACATCTTCAAGACCGATTTCTACCGTTTCAACTAGTAGATTACCAGTAATTTCAACAACTACAGCTCAATCTCCACAAATTTCCTTTACAACTCCTACCCCAATAACTAGTTTCCAACCAagtctatcaacaaattatcaaaaaacaaaccaaaGGCCTTCGCCCACTCGAAAAACTTCTACATCCAACTTTAGCAATAgcaaaaatggattaaaaaaagaacagacCGTCCAGTTCACTGTCTCAACAATAGATACATCAAATCCATCAACATCATTTCAAGCTGATACTGGAGATGACCTTCCAGCATATGGTTCCAAAAATAGCTATGATTCACCAAGCGAATTAAAAAAGTTCAGTGACGCTCAgcaaaataactttcaaaatttcAGTGGatctcaaaaattaacaagtcaATACTCTCAAAAATCAGTAGCTCAAAACCAAAAATTGAACTTTGGTCAAGCACCATCTAATCTTGGACTAGGAAAGGAAAGTTCTATCACTTCATTAAAAAGTAAAGCACaaataaatttaggaaataaaaatggaattcaAATTACTGGTTCCAAATTAACAAGAGTACCAACaagtctttttgaaaataaaggatCTAACAAGCAATCATCCTTCTATAGTACTTATTCCCAAATATCTCCAGGAAACAATGCTGAAGTAGCAAAATCTCAACAAgcatcttttaataattttagagGTCAAGCAACAAAAAATCAAGCAGGTTCTCAAATAACAAGAGACCAAGAAAATGAATCTAATAAACAATCATCCTCCTACAGTACCTACACACAAACATCCGAAGGAAATCATGCTGGAGGGTCAAACTCTCAGCAAGCATCCTCTAACGGTTTCAGAGGTCAAGTTGGGTCTAAAGACACAACAATTGCCCATGATATAAAAACTTCCACTTTTATTCAaacatcaaatgaaaaaaatgctgGAGCATCTAAATCTCATCAAGCATCTTCTAATGGTTTTATAGGACAAACAGGTTTTCAAGGACTAACAGGACAGGCAAGCGGATATAACAAACAATCTTCCACATACAGTCAATCATCAAAAGGAAACAGTGCTGTAGCATCTAAATATCAGGAAGAATCTACCAATGCCTTTGGAGCACAAGCTAGCGGGTCCAACAAACAATCTTCTAGTGGCTTCAGGGGTCAAGATGGCTCTCAGTCTACAAGAGGACAGGCCAATGGATCAAAAACTTCATCTTTCAGTACTTTTACACAAACAACTCAAGGAAGTAATGCTGGAGCGTCCGGATCACAGAAAGCATCTGCCAATGCCTTTGGAGCACAAGCTAGTGGATCCAACAAACAGTCTTCCTCCTACAATACTGACGCTCAATCATCATTAAGAAATAGTGATGAGAAAAATGAGTTTCAACAAGGATTTTCTAATGGTTTCAGAGGACAAAGTGTCTCTCAAGGAACAACAGGACAAGCAAGTGATTCTAACAAACAATCTTCTTCCTACAGTACTTACACTCAATCGTCACTTGGAAACAATGCTGGAGGATATAAATCACAGAAAGCATCTTCCAGTGGCTATAGAGGTCAAGATAGTTCTCAGTCTACAAGAGGACAAGCCAATGGCTCAAACACTTCATCTTTTAGTACTTATTCTGAAACAACACAAGGAAGCAATGATGGAGCGTCTGAATCACAAAAAGCATCTGCCAATGGCTTGAGAGCACAAGCAAATGGATCCAACCAACAGTCTTCTTCCTACAGTACCAACACTGAAtcatcaaaagaaattaatgcTGGGGGATCCCAATCTCAAAAATCATCATCTAATGGGTTTAGAGGTCAAGATGGCTCTCAGTCTACAAGAGGACAGGCCAATGGCTCAAAAACTTCATCTTTCAATACTTTTACTCAAACAACTCAAGGAAGTAATGCTGGAGCGTCCGGATCACAAAAAGCATCAGCCAATGCCTTTGGAGCACAAGCTAGTGGCTCCAACAAACAGTCTTCCTCCTACAGTACTGACGCTCAATCATCATTAAGAAATAGTGATGAGGAAAATAAGTTTCAACAAGGATTTTCTAATGGTTTCAGAGGACAAGGTGTCTCTCAAGGAACAACAGGACAAGCAAGTGATTCTAACAAACAATCTTCTTCCTACAGTACTTACACTCAATCGTCACTTGGAAACAATGCTGGAGGATTTAAATCACAGAAGGCATCTTCCAGTGGCTATAGAGGTCAAGATAGTTCTCAGTCTACAAGAGGACAAGCCAATGGCTCAAACACTTCATCTTTTAGTACTTATTCTAAAACAACACAAGGAAGCAATGATGGAGCGTCTGAATCACAAAAAGCATCTGCCAATGGCTTGAGAGCACAAGCAAATGGATCCAACCAAAAGTCTTCTTCCTACAGTACCAACACTGAAtcatcaaaagaaattaatgcTGGGGGATCTCAATCTCAAAAAGCATCATCTAATGGGTTTAGAGGTCAAGATGGCTCTCAGTCTACAAGAGGACAGGCCAATGGCTCAAAAACTTCATCTTTCAATACTTTTACTCAAACAACTCAAGGAAGTAATGCTGGAGCGTCCGGATCACAAAAAGCATCAGCCAATTCCTTTGGAGCACAAGCTAGTGGCTCCAACAAACAGTCTTCCTCCTACAGTACTGACGCTCAATCATCATTAA